In one Streptomyces sp. NBC_01241 genomic region, the following are encoded:
- a CDS encoding penicillin-binding transpeptidase domain-containing protein: MRSGVKVAIVGGVFAVVVGGVGYGAYNVLDGLNGGGGGGDGTDGKSASAEVKTGPVTAAEIDDTVKRFLKAWASGDAAVASQLTNNATEAEPALSGYRESAHVTDAVITPGPAVGTKVPYTVKATVSFEGKSKPWSYSSELTVVRGLTTGRPLVDWAPTVIHPQLTAGASLKTGEASAPSIEAVDHNGRALTKEKYPSLGPILDALRDKYGEKAGGTAGIETWIESENADGPDKTLLVLTKGRPGKLQTTLDANAQAAAETAVKKFSQASVVAVRPSTGAIRAVANNPATGFNTAMQGKQAPGSTMKIVTAAMLIEKGLASANQKIECPPTAMYMGRTFKNLDDFSIPDGTLTTSFARSCNTAFIKLIDDTKDDAALAKEARDVFGIGLNWQTGVVTFDGSVPETTGGEAAAQYIGQGTVQMNALNMASITATAKNGTFRQPILVDRDLDGRPIATASRSLSPSASQQVTNMMRQTASWGTGKAAMASVGGDKGAKTGSAEVDGQATSNSWFTGFSNDLAAAAVVQSGGHGGDAAGPVVAAVLQAGS, from the coding sequence ATGCGCAGTGGAGTGAAGGTCGCGATAGTCGGCGGCGTGTTCGCGGTCGTGGTCGGCGGGGTGGGCTACGGCGCGTACAACGTCCTGGACGGGCTGAACGGCGGTGGGGGTGGCGGCGACGGTACGGACGGCAAGTCCGCCTCCGCCGAGGTGAAGACGGGGCCGGTCACCGCCGCGGAGATCGATGACACGGTGAAGCGGTTCCTCAAGGCCTGGGCGAGCGGGGACGCGGCCGTCGCATCCCAGCTCACCAACAACGCGACCGAGGCCGAACCGGCCCTGAGCGGCTACCGCGAGAGCGCCCATGTCACCGACGCGGTGATCACTCCGGGCCCGGCGGTGGGTACGAAGGTGCCCTACACGGTGAAGGCGACCGTGTCGTTCGAGGGGAAGTCCAAGCCCTGGTCGTACTCCTCCGAACTGACCGTGGTACGCGGCCTGACCACCGGCCGGCCGCTGGTCGACTGGGCGCCCACCGTGATCCACCCGCAGCTGACGGCCGGTGCGTCGCTGAAGACGGGTGAGGCGTCGGCGCCGTCGATCGAGGCCGTCGACCACAACGGCAGGGCGCTCACCAAGGAGAAGTACCCCTCCCTGGGCCCGATCCTGGACGCACTGCGCGACAAGTACGGGGAGAAGGCCGGCGGCACGGCCGGTATCGAGACCTGGATCGAGAGCGAGAACGCGGACGGGCCGGACAAGACCCTGCTGGTCCTCACCAAGGGCAGGCCGGGCAAGCTGCAGACCACCCTGGACGCGAACGCCCAGGCGGCGGCCGAGACGGCCGTGAAGAAGTTCAGCCAGGCGTCGGTGGTCGCTGTCCGGCCGTCCACGGGCGCGATCCGCGCGGTCGCCAACAATCCGGCCACCGGCTTCAACACGGCGATGCAGGGCAAGCAGGCACCCGGGTCGACGATGAAGATCGTGACGGCGGCGATGCTGATCGAGAAGGGCCTCGCCTCGGCGAACCAGAAGATCGAGTGCCCGCCCACCGCGATGTACATGGGCCGTACCTTCAAGAACCTGGACGACTTCTCGATCCCCGACGGCACCCTGACGACCAGCTTCGCCCGCTCCTGCAACACGGCCTTCATCAAACTGATCGACGACACGAAGGACGACGCGGCGCTCGCCAAGGAGGCCCGCGACGTCTTCGGCATCGGCCTGAACTGGCAGACCGGTGTGGTGACCTTCGACGGCAGCGTGCCCGAGACCACCGGTGGCGAGGCGGCCGCCCAGTACATCGGGCAGGGTACGGTCCAGATGAACGCCCTCAACATGGCGTCCATCACCGCCACCGCGAAGAACGGCACCTTCCGCCAGCCGATCCTCGTCGACCGCGACCTCGACGGCCGGCCGATCGCCACCGCCTCCCGGTCGCTTTCCCCGTCCGCGTCCCAGCAGGTCACCAACATGATGCGCCAGACCGCGAGTTGGGGCACCGGAAAGGCCGCGATGGCCTCGGTCGGCGGCGACAAGGGCGCCAAGACGGGCTCGGCGGAGGTCGACGGCCAGGCCACGTCCAACAGCTGGTTCACCGGCTTCAGCAACGACCTGGCCGCCGCGGCGGTCGTCCAGTCCGGCGGCCACGGCGGCGACGCGGCAGGCCCGGTGGTGGCGGCAGTGCTGCAAGCGGGGTCGTGA
- the rsmI gene encoding 16S rRNA (cytidine(1402)-2'-O)-methyltransferase, protein MAHVTGTTGTLVLAGTPIGDVADAPPRLAAELETADVVAAEDTRRLRRLTQALGIHTTGRVVSYFEGNESARTPELVEALTGGARVLLVTDAGMPSVSDPGYRLVAAAVEKDIKVTAVPGPSAVLTALALSALPVDRFCFEGFLPRKAGERLGRLREVADERRTMVFFEAPHRLDDTLAAMAEVFGADRRAAVCRELTKTYEEVKRGPLGELAAWAAEGVRGEITVVVEGAADSGPGELDAAELVRRVRVREEAGERRKEAIAAVAADAGLPKREVFDAVVAAKNAERTGPA, encoded by the coding sequence ATGGCTCATGTGACTGGAACGACTGGAACGCTGGTACTCGCAGGAACCCCCATCGGCGATGTGGCGGACGCCCCGCCACGCCTCGCCGCCGAACTGGAAACGGCCGATGTCGTCGCCGCCGAGGACACCCGGCGGCTGCGCCGCCTCACCCAGGCGCTCGGCATCCACACCACGGGGCGGGTCGTCTCCTACTTCGAGGGCAACGAGTCGGCCCGTACGCCCGAACTCGTCGAGGCGCTGACCGGCGGCGCCCGCGTCCTGCTGGTCACGGACGCCGGGATGCCGTCCGTCTCCGACCCCGGCTACCGGCTGGTGGCCGCGGCGGTGGAGAAGGACATCAAGGTCACCGCGGTCCCGGGCCCGTCCGCGGTGCTCACCGCTCTCGCCCTGTCCGCGCTGCCCGTCGACCGGTTCTGCTTCGAGGGCTTCCTGCCGCGCAAGGCGGGCGAACGGCTCGGCAGGCTGCGCGAGGTCGCCGACGAGCGCCGCACCATGGTCTTCTTCGAGGCCCCGCACCGGCTCGACGACACCCTCGCGGCGATGGCCGAGGTCTTCGGCGCCGACCGCCGGGCGGCCGTGTGCCGGGAGCTGACCAAGACGTACGAGGAAGTGAAGCGCGGCCCGCTGGGCGAGCTGGCGGCCTGGGCGGCCGAAGGCGTACGCGGTGAGATCACCGTCGTCGTCGAGGGCGCGGCCGACTCCGGACCCGGGGAACTGGACGCCGCGGAGCTGGTACGCAGGGTGCGGGTGCGTGAAGAGGCGGGGGAGCGACGCAAGGAAGCCATCGCCGCCGTGGCCGCTGACGCGGGGCTGCCCAAGCGCGAAGTCTTCGACGCGGTCGTGGCGGCAAAGAATGCGGAGCGAACCGGCCCCGCATAG
- a CDS encoding dolichyl-phosphate-mannose--protein mannosyltransferase, whose translation MTSTAPEAQQGQDAGEPHGEEPASWQQRLRRFGHATRPGIGLRERLVPPYTRPGAQLWAVLGISPPLAGRLVRWSAWGGPLLVALVAGVLRFWKLGSPHALIFDETYYAKDSWALINQGYEGNWPKDIDKLILDDPSKVHVPVDPGYVVHPPVGKWIIGLGEHFFGFTPFGWRFMVAVLGTLSVLMLCRIGRRLFRSTFLGCLAGTLLAVDGLHFVMSRTALLDLVLMFFVLAAFGALLIDRDWARRRLAAALPVDEEGVLRPDAGVAENLRLGLRPWRLAAGLMLGLAFATKWNGLYILAGFGLMTVLWDVGARRTAGAVRPYLAVLKRDLLPAFVCTVPVAILTYLVSWTGWIVTDKGYYRNWAQTDGRGGNWTWLPDWLRSLWHYEYQVYEFHVNLTSGHTYQSNPWSWIVLGRPVSYFWQEQPGCAASETGKCSREVLAIGTPLLWWAACFALVYVLWRWFFRRDWRAGAIACGVAAGWLPWFLYQERTIFLFYAVVFVPFLCLAVTMMIGAMLGPGVGSGPRRELGLVTGDASGERRRTLGAVAAGVLVLLIIWNFIYFWPIYTGTPIPDGSWRDRMWLDTWI comes from the coding sequence GTGACGAGTACTGCGCCCGAGGCCCAGCAGGGTCAAGACGCCGGGGAACCGCACGGCGAAGAGCCCGCCTCCTGGCAACAGCGGCTACGCCGCTTCGGCCATGCGACGCGGCCCGGAATCGGGCTGCGTGAACGGCTGGTGCCGCCGTACACCCGGCCCGGCGCCCAGTTGTGGGCGGTGCTCGGGATTTCCCCGCCGCTGGCCGGGCGCCTGGTGCGCTGGTCCGCCTGGGGTGGTCCGCTGCTGGTGGCGCTGGTCGCGGGGGTGCTGCGGTTCTGGAAGCTGGGCAGCCCGCACGCGCTGATATTCGACGAGACGTATTACGCCAAGGATTCCTGGGCGCTGATCAACCAGGGTTACGAGGGCAACTGGCCCAAGGACATCGACAAGCTCATCCTCGACGATCCGTCGAAGGTGCACGTTCCGGTGGACCCGGGCTATGTGGTGCATCCACCGGTCGGCAAGTGGATCATCGGGCTCGGGGAGCACTTCTTCGGTTTCACGCCGTTCGGCTGGCGGTTCATGGTCGCGGTGCTCGGCACGCTGTCGGTGCTGATGCTGTGCCGGATCGGCCGGCGGCTGTTCCGCTCGACGTTCCTTGGGTGCCTGGCGGGCACACTGCTCGCCGTCGACGGCCTGCATTTCGTGATGAGCCGCACCGCGCTGCTCGACCTGGTACTGATGTTCTTCGTGCTGGCCGCTTTCGGTGCGCTGCTGATCGACCGCGACTGGGCGCGGCGCAGGCTCGCCGCGGCGCTGCCGGTCGACGAGGAGGGTGTGCTGCGCCCCGATGCCGGGGTCGCGGAGAATCTGCGCCTCGGCCTGCGCCCGTGGCGGCTGGCGGCCGGTCTGATGCTGGGGCTGGCCTTCGCCACCAAGTGGAACGGCCTGTACATCCTGGCCGGCTTCGGTCTGATGACGGTGCTGTGGGACGTGGGCGCGCGCCGGACCGCGGGTGCGGTACGGCCGTACCTGGCGGTGCTCAAGCGCGATCTGCTGCCGGCGTTCGTCTGCACGGTCCCGGTCGCGATCCTCACGTACCTCGTGTCCTGGACCGGCTGGATCGTCACCGACAAGGGCTACTACCGGAACTGGGCGCAGACCGACGGCAGGGGCGGCAACTGGACGTGGCTGCCGGACTGGCTGCGCAGCCTGTGGCACTACGAGTACCAGGTCTACGAATTCCATGTGAATCTGACCTCCGGCCACACCTACCAGTCCAATCCCTGGAGCTGGATCGTGCTCGGCCGGCCCGTCTCGTACTTCTGGCAGGAACAGCCGGGCTGCGCGGCATCGGAGACCGGCAAATGCTCCCGCGAGGTGCTGGCCATCGGGACGCCGCTGCTGTGGTGGGCGGCGTGCTTCGCCCTGGTGTACGTGCTGTGGCGCTGGTTCTTCCGGCGCGACTGGCGGGCGGGTGCGATCGCCTGCGGCGTGGCGGCGGGCTGGCTGCCCTGGTTCCTCTACCAGGAGCGGACGATCTTCCTCTTCTACGCGGTCGTGTTCGTACCGTTCCTGTGTCTGGCGGTCACGATGATGATCGGCGCGATGCTGGGCCCGGGGGTGGGGAGCGGCCCCCGGCGGGAACTCGGCCTGGTGACCGGCGACGCATCGGGCGAACGGCGGCGGACGCTGGGGGCTGTCGCCGCGGGCGTACTGGTGCTGCTGATCATCTGGAATTTCATTTATTTCTGGCCGATCTACACGGGAACGCCGATCCCCGACGGGTCGTGGCGGGACCGGATGTGGCTGGACACCTGGATCTAG
- a CDS encoding SDR family NAD(P)-dependent oxidoreductase produces MTPPSSAGSRFDGYGVLITGAGRGIGAATARRLASEGARVLVTDLDGDRAESTAAAIRETGGTAESLPCDVSDRAAVEAAVAHAVAAFASLDVLVNNAYACTSDAPLFEDEPDEVWQRDLDITLTGPYRCARAALPHLVASGRGAIVNIGSVNGEQDFGNHAYSAAKAGLGSLTRTLAGHAGPRGVRVNLVAPGTVRTDAWAGRDAELSRVSRLYPLGRVGEPDDIASAVAFLASRDAAWITGTTLRVDGGLTAVNSAFRQASSAE; encoded by the coding sequence ATGACTCCTCCTTCCTCTGCTGGTTCACGGTTCGACGGATACGGCGTGCTCATCACCGGGGCGGGCCGGGGCATCGGGGCGGCCACGGCCCGCCGGCTGGCCTCGGAGGGCGCCCGCGTCCTGGTCACCGACCTGGACGGCGACCGAGCCGAGAGCACTGCCGCGGCGATACGCGAGACGGGCGGGACCGCCGAGTCGCTGCCCTGCGACGTGTCCGACCGGGCGGCGGTCGAGGCCGCGGTCGCCCACGCCGTCGCCGCCTTCGCCTCCCTCGACGTGCTGGTGAACAACGCGTACGCCTGCACGTCCGATGCCCCGCTCTTCGAGGACGAGCCCGACGAGGTCTGGCAGCGCGACCTCGACATCACCCTCACCGGCCCGTACCGGTGCGCCCGCGCCGCCCTCCCGCACCTGGTGGCCTCCGGCCGGGGCGCGATCGTCAACATCGGCTCGGTCAACGGCGAACAGGACTTCGGCAACCACGCCTACAGCGCCGCCAAGGCCGGCCTGGGCAGCCTCACCCGCACCCTCGCGGGCCATGCGGGACCGCGCGGTGTACGCGTCAACCTGGTCGCACCCGGCACGGTCCGCACGGACGCCTGGGCGGGCCGGGACGCGGAACTGTCCCGGGTGAGCCGCCTCTACCCGCTCGGCCGGGTCGGCGAACCCGACGACATCGCGTCCGCCGTCGCCTTCCTCGCCTCGCGCGACGCGGCCTGGATCACCGGCACGACACTACGGGTGGACGGCGGGCTGACCGCGGTGAACTCCGCCTTCCGGCAGGCGTCTTCGGCGGAGTGA
- a CDS encoding IS3 family transposase (programmed frameshift), which yields MAMKDYSDEFKADAVALYESTPGAIYKSIAADLGVNRATLREWVLRDRERRGITAAIAKPGARPREAVPSADPDERVRQLEARVAELEASERKLATERDILRKAAKYFRRDELVRSRFQFVDDHRNTYEVKRLCQVLDVNRSSYYKWLAGAEARATRQREDRILAEEIREVHGESGGAYGSPRVTAELREKGRQVNEKRIARIMRTFSITGIRLRRRVRTTVPDPAASPVPDLFQRDFTATEPGRKYMGDITYLPLAGGEFLYLATVLDCFSRKVVGWSIADHMRTGLVADALRMAASTRGRLDGAVFHSDHGAQYGSRAFAGLCDQLGVTRSMGAVGTSADNAACESFHASLKRETLQGAHDYGDSDTCRRTVFAWLTRYNTRRRHSANGHLSPNEYEHRHHTAKLTLAA from the exons ATGGCGATGAAGGACTACTCGGACGAGTTCAAGGCCGATGCCGTGGCCCTGTACGAGTCCACACCCGGGGCGATCTACAAGAGCATCGCTGCTGACCTGGGCGTGAACCGGGCGACCCTGCGTGAGTGGGTGCTGCGGGACCGCGAACGCCGTGGCATCACCGCGGCAATTGCGAAGCCGGGCGCCCGGCCTCGGGAGGCGGTGCCGTCCGCTGATCCGGACGAGCGGGTGCGGCAGTTGGAGGCCCGGGTGGCCGAGCTCGAGGCAAGTGAGCGCAAGCTCGCCACCGAGCGGGACATCCTCCGCAAGGCGGCCAAGTATTTC CGGAGAGACGAACTGGTGAGGAGCCGCTTCCAGTTCGTTGACGACCATCGGAACACCTACGAGGTGAAGCGGCTCTGCCAAGTCCTGGACGTGAACCGGTCCAGCTACTACAAGTGGCTCGCCGGAGCCGAGGCCCGGGCCACCCGGCAGCGGGAGGACCGGATCCTGGCCGAGGAGATCCGCGAGGTCCACGGCGAGTCCGGCGGCGCTTACGGATCCCCGCGAGTGACAGCCGAGCTCCGCGAGAAAGGGCGGCAGGTCAATGAGAAGCGGATCGCCCGGATCATGCGGACGTTCTCCATCACCGGCATCCGCCTGCGCAGACGCGTGCGCACCACCGTCCCGGACCCGGCAGCCTCACCGGTCCCGGACCTGTTCCAGCGGGACTTCACCGCTACCGAGCCGGGGCGCAAATACATGGGCGACATCACGTATCTCCCGCTCGCAGGCGGGGAGTTCCTCTATCTCGCGACCGTGCTGGACTGCTTCAGCCGCAAGGTCGTCGGCTGGTCCATCGCCGACCACATGCGCACCGGCCTGGTCGCCGACGCACTGCGGATGGCAGCCTCGACCCGTGGCCGCCTGGACGGCGCCGTGTTCCACTCCGACCACGGAGCGCAATACGGATCCCGGGCCTTCGCCGGCCTCTGCGACCAACTCGGGGTCACACGGTCGATGGGCGCGGTCGGCACCAGCGCCGACAACGCGGCCTGCGAAAGCTTCCACGCCTCCCTGAAACGCGAGACCCTCCAAGGCGCCCACGACTACGGCGACTCCGATACCTGCCGCAGGACCGTCTTCGCCTGGCTGACCCGCTACAACACCCGCCGCCGGCACTCCGCCAACGGCCACCTCAGCCCCAACGAATACGAACACCGACACCACACCGCTAAACTCACGCTCGCCGCGTGA
- a CDS encoding DMT family transporter has product MTPLVAFAVLIAAVTHATWNAIAHAIKDQLLSFTLISGGGLLIGAAAAGFVPFPAAGAWPYLLVSAALHVAYMLLLMRSFTLGDFGQMYPIARGTAPLVVTVLAAVFVGEHPDGWATAGVAVASAGLVGLALWGIRGSGRRPDWPALLAALATGLAIAGYTTVDGVGVRASGSSLGYIAWLMILEGIAIPAYALYRRRSALLPALKPYAVRGLLGAALSVTAYGLVLWAQTRAALAPVAALRESSIIVGAAIGTVFFKERFGAPRIAAAGLMAVGIGLMLHTS; this is encoded by the coding sequence GTGACACCCCTGGTCGCCTTCGCCGTCCTGATCGCCGCTGTCACGCACGCCACTTGGAACGCGATCGCACACGCGATCAAGGATCAGCTCCTCTCCTTCACTCTGATCTCCGGGGGCGGACTGCTGATCGGCGCCGCTGCGGCCGGCTTCGTCCCGTTCCCGGCCGCCGGGGCCTGGCCGTACCTGCTGGTCTCGGCGGCGCTGCACGTGGCGTACATGCTGCTGCTGATGCGTTCGTTCACCCTGGGCGACTTCGGCCAGATGTACCCGATCGCCCGGGGCACGGCACCGCTGGTGGTGACCGTCCTCGCCGCTGTCTTCGTCGGTGAGCATCCCGACGGCTGGGCCACGGCGGGAGTCGCGGTGGCCTCGGCGGGGCTCGTGGGGCTCGCGCTCTGGGGCATCCGCGGCTCCGGCAGGCGCCCGGACTGGCCGGCGCTGCTGGCCGCCCTCGCGACCGGCCTGGCCATCGCCGGGTACACGACGGTGGACGGGGTCGGGGTGCGTGCCTCCGGCTCCTCGCTCGGATACATCGCCTGGCTGATGATCCTGGAGGGGATCGCCATCCCGGCGTACGCCCTCTACCGGCGCCGGTCCGCGCTCCTTCCCGCACTCAAGCCGTACGCCGTACGCGGGCTGCTGGGCGCGGCCCTGTCGGTGACCGCGTACGGCCTCGTGCTGTGGGCCCAGACCCGGGCCGCGCTGGCCCCGGTCGCGGCGCTCCGGGAATCGTCCATCATCGTCGGCGCGGCGATAGGGACAGTGTTCTTCAAGGAACGGTTCGGCGCGCCGCGCATCGCCGCGGCGGGGCTGATGGCGGTCGGCATCGGGCTGATGCTGCACACGAGTTGA
- a CDS encoding YbaK/EbsC family protein — protein sequence MSTPDTNAAEAHPRFAEALRELGLDVEVRRFPEATRTAAEAAAAIGCELSEIVKSLIFEADGVPVLVLMDGSSRVDVELVRAELGAAKVKRAGADLVRETTGYAIGGVPPFGHRTTTRVLADRGLLDHDVVWAAAGTPHTVFPLDPKTLIGHAGGTVVDVREQSA from the coding sequence ATGAGCACTCCCGACACCAACGCCGCCGAAGCCCACCCCCGATTCGCCGAAGCCCTGCGGGAGCTGGGCCTCGATGTCGAGGTCCGCCGGTTCCCGGAAGCCACCCGTACCGCGGCAGAGGCCGCTGCCGCGATCGGCTGCGAGCTCAGCGAGATCGTCAAGTCCCTGATCTTCGAGGCCGACGGCGTCCCGGTGCTGGTCCTGATGGACGGCTCCTCGCGCGTCGACGTCGAGCTCGTCCGCGCAGAGCTGGGTGCCGCGAAGGTCAAGCGGGCCGGGGCCGATCTGGTCCGGGAGACGACCGGGTACGCGATCGGGGGCGTACCGCCCTTCGGGCACCGTACGACGACCCGAGTGCTGGCCGACCGCGGACTGCTGGACCACGACGTGGTGTGGGCGGCCGCGGGCACCCCGCACACCGTCTTCCCGCTCGACCCCAAGACCCTGATCGGGCACGCCGGTGGAACCGTGGTGGATGTGCGCGAGCAGTCCGCGTGA
- a CDS encoding IS701 family transposase, translated as MQEEITDGWSDVFDDFVARFAGRFGRVESRRRVVSYVRGLLSETERKNGWTLAETVGDDGPQGMQRVLNHYVWDAEALRDDVRDAVVELLGDPEQGILILDETGFLKKGVRSAGVARQYSGTAGRIENSQIGVFLAYGSEKGRALIDRELYLPKGWTSDRQRCRAAGIEDDVEFATKPDLGLRMLQRAVEAGIPFGWVTADEVYGQTSRIRLWLEEHEIPHVLVVPKSQMVITMEFFGQARAHELISQLADDEWKTLNCGNGAHGPRVYDWAAAPIRPWRREGWDHWLLARRSLTDPTDIAYYICFSPTGTPLEELVRIAGSRWMVEECFQAAKNETGLDHYQVRGYTAWYRHITLSMAALAFLAILRAEAKRGSRNR; from the coding sequence ATGCAGGAAGAGATAACTGACGGTTGGTCAGATGTATTCGATGACTTCGTGGCGCGGTTCGCGGGTCGGTTCGGGCGTGTGGAGTCGCGGCGGCGGGTGGTGTCCTACGTGCGGGGACTGCTCAGTGAGACGGAACGCAAGAACGGCTGGACCCTGGCGGAGACCGTCGGCGATGACGGCCCCCAGGGCATGCAGCGTGTGCTGAACCACTACGTGTGGGACGCCGAGGCTCTGCGCGACGACGTCCGCGACGCGGTCGTGGAACTCCTCGGGGATCCCGAACAGGGAATTCTCATCCTCGATGAGACGGGATTCCTGAAGAAGGGCGTCCGGTCGGCGGGTGTGGCCCGACAGTACTCGGGGACGGCCGGCCGGATTGAGAATTCTCAGATCGGAGTCTTCCTGGCCTACGGATCCGAGAAGGGGCGTGCCCTGATAGACCGTGAGCTGTATCTTCCGAAGGGCTGGACGTCGGACCGTCAACGCTGCCGGGCGGCCGGTATCGAAGACGATGTCGAGTTCGCCACCAAACCCGACCTGGGACTGCGCATGCTGCAACGCGCGGTGGAGGCTGGGATCCCGTTTGGCTGGGTGACTGCTGATGAAGTCTACGGCCAGACAAGCCGAATCCGACTGTGGCTGGAGGAACACGAAATACCTCACGTGCTGGTGGTTCCGAAATCGCAGATGGTCATCACCATGGAATTCTTCGGTCAGGCCCGCGCCCACGAGCTGATCAGCCAGCTTGCCGACGATGAGTGGAAGACTCTGAACTGCGGCAACGGTGCTCATGGGCCGAGGGTTTACGACTGGGCGGCAGCCCCGATCCGGCCCTGGCGCCGCGAGGGCTGGGACCACTGGCTACTGGCACGCCGCAGCCTTACCGACCCCACGGACATCGCCTATTACATCTGCTTTTCCCCGACCGGGACGCCTCTTGAGGAACTCGTGCGGATCGCGGGGTCCCGGTGGATGGTCGAGGAATGCTTCCAGGCCGCGAAGAACGAGACCGGACTTGATCACTACCAAGTCCGCGGCTATACCGCGTGGTACCGGCACATAACTCTCTCCATGGCCGCCCTCGCCTTCCTCGCCATCCTGCGGGCGGAGGCAAAAAGGGGGTCCCGAAACCGATAG
- a CDS encoding beta/gamma crystallin domain-containing protein, with the protein MISKSKRAARSVAVALATTAALTVSMPSGNAFAIDHVQCVGGENFLKLWSHLDGRESVDCYANGGKTDFGGWWVDRISTGNNDLIYYDANGDSVKIERWHDITFPNHPPRVVAIQIL; encoded by the coding sequence GTGATCTCGAAAAGCAAGAGGGCCGCACGTTCCGTGGCCGTGGCACTCGCCACAACTGCCGCGCTCACCGTCAGCATGCCGAGCGGTAACGCCTTCGCCATCGACCACGTCCAATGTGTCGGCGGGGAGAACTTCTTGAAGCTCTGGTCGCACCTCGACGGCCGTGAGAGCGTCGACTGCTACGCGAACGGCGGGAAGACCGACTTCGGCGGGTGGTGGGTCGACCGGATCTCCACGGGCAACAACGACCTGATCTACTACGACGCCAACGGTGATTCGGTGAAGATCGAGCGCTGGCACGACATCACCTTCCCGAACCATCCGCCGAGGGTCGTCGCCATCCAGATCCTGTGA
- a CDS encoding STM3941 family protein, whose amino-acid sequence MIRNGGPLPPTVYPLAKGRVWAMLAGSLVFVALGIVFLVAHSTVMMTVAGALAVPFFGLCSVSIIQRLLRDRPELVLDDAGVDHVRLGRFGWDEIAAVRIRGQQVRNTSQRFIELVLHDPDAYLARAPKLVRSTASMNARLGFGPANMATSTLPVPPEAVLDAMRRHCPGLAVQH is encoded by the coding sequence ATGATCAGAAACGGCGGTCCACTGCCCCCGACGGTCTACCCGCTCGCCAAGGGACGTGTGTGGGCCATGCTGGCCGGCTCTCTGGTCTTCGTCGCTCTGGGCATTGTTTTCCTGGTCGCCCACAGCACCGTGATGATGACTGTGGCGGGGGCGCTGGCCGTGCCCTTCTTCGGGCTCTGCTCGGTGAGCATCATCCAGCGTCTGCTCCGCGACCGACCGGAGTTGGTGCTGGACGACGCGGGAGTGGACCACGTGAGGCTGGGCCGGTTCGGCTGGGACGAAATAGCCGCCGTGCGGATACGCGGGCAGCAGGTACGTAACACCTCGCAGCGGTTCATTGAGCTGGTGCTGCACGATCCGGACGCCTATCTGGCTCGAGCCCCCAAGCTCGTCCGCAGCACCGCGTCCATGAACGCACGACTCGGCTTTGGTCCGGCCAACATGGCCACAAGCACCTTGCCGGTGCCGCCTGAGGCGGTCCTGGACGCGATGCGGCGTCACTGCCCCGGACTCGCAGTACAGCACTGA